A stretch of Saccharothrix texasensis DNA encodes these proteins:
- a CDS encoding NYN domain-containing protein yields MQDPIEPPAGADDLEPDQAVESTVDWSTLPEPLRARLAELSADALADLAKVDIPQSLRAVARFAPTKRARLGAPVLIGGLKASANFRAAVVEWLRRNRPAALEVTSPDPVTAGAAAILQGEEVASHFVELVGRRAADAALRSERDLAVQRAERLEVELERLKAERAEAGGAVDQIREASEAELERLRKRLREQGVRLREAKDRAESSSAEADRVRAEAEAALRRLTAERDRERERAEHERAKAQRAESDAEVARQSAKEARQADEVRLALLVETLDGAVNGLRRELALGGAGPRPADLVRGASAAQGAVGRVEDPAALDRLLALPAVHLIVDGYNVTKTGYPELSLSDQRDRLVHQLAVLAARTGAEVTLVFDGAGVVAVPTSAPRGVRVLFSDPGVLADDVIRALVTAEPEGRPVVVVTSDRAVADSVRRRGAHPVPSAVLLARLGRV; encoded by the coding sequence GTGCAAGACCCGATCGAGCCACCGGCAGGCGCCGACGACCTGGAACCAGACCAGGCCGTCGAGTCCACTGTGGACTGGTCCACCCTGCCCGAGCCCCTGCGCGCGCGGCTCGCGGAGCTGAGCGCGGACGCGTTGGCGGACCTGGCGAAGGTCGACATCCCGCAGTCGTTGCGCGCCGTCGCCCGGTTCGCGCCCACCAAGCGGGCCAGGCTCGGCGCGCCGGTGCTCATCGGCGGCCTGAAGGCGTCGGCGAACTTCCGGGCGGCGGTCGTGGAGTGGCTGCGGCGCAACCGGCCGGCCGCGTTGGAGGTGACGTCGCCCGACCCGGTGACGGCGGGCGCGGCGGCGATCCTGCAGGGCGAGGAGGTCGCGTCCCACTTCGTCGAGCTGGTCGGCAGGCGGGCGGCGGACGCGGCGCTGCGCTCCGAGCGCGACCTGGCCGTGCAGCGGGCCGAGCGGCTCGAGGTGGAGCTGGAGCGGCTCAAGGCGGAACGGGCCGAGGCGGGCGGCGCGGTGGACCAGATCCGCGAGGCGTCCGAAGCCGAGCTGGAACGGTTGCGCAAACGGTTGCGCGAGCAGGGCGTGCGGCTGCGCGAGGCGAAGGACCGGGCCGAGTCGTCGTCGGCGGAGGCGGACCGGGTGCGCGCGGAGGCCGAGGCCGCGCTGCGCCGGCTCACCGCCGAACGGGACCGCGAGCGCGAACGAGCCGAGCACGAGCGCGCCAAGGCGCAGCGGGCCGAGTCGGACGCGGAGGTGGCGCGCCAGTCGGCCAAGGAGGCGCGGCAGGCCGACGAGGTGCGGTTGGCCCTGCTGGTCGAGACGTTGGACGGCGCGGTGAACGGCCTGCGGCGGGAGCTGGCGCTGGGCGGCGCGGGCCCGCGGCCGGCGGACCTGGTGCGCGGCGCCAGCGCGGCGCAGGGCGCGGTCGGCCGGGTGGAGGACCCGGCGGCGCTGGACCGGTTGCTGGCCCTGCCCGCCGTGCACTTGATCGTGGACGGCTACAACGTGACCAAGACGGGGTACCCGGAGCTGTCGCTGTCGGACCAGCGGGACCGGTTGGTGCACCAGTTGGCCGTGCTGGCGGCGCGCACCGGCGCGGAGGTGACGTTGGTGTTCGACGGCGCCGGTGTGGTGGCCGTGCCGACGTCCGCGCCGCGCGGGGTGCGGGTGCTGTTCAGCGATCCGGGTGTGCTGGCCGACGACGTGATCCGGGCGTTGGTGACCGCCGAGCCCGAGGGGCGTCCGGTGGTCGTGGTGACGTCCGACCGGGCGGTGGCCGATTCCGTCCGACGGCGGGGCGCGCACCCCGTGCCGTCGGCGGTGCTGTTGGCCCGCTTGGGCCGGGTGTGA
- a CDS encoding glycosyltransferase family 4 protein, with protein sequence MRRTLLVTNDFPPRPGGIQAYLHALAVRLPELVVYAPSWESPAGSHPEFDAAQPFEVVRHPGTLMLPTPDVVRRASDILRGARCDAVWFGAAAPLALMTSRLRAAGASRVLASTHGHEVGWSMLPGARQALRRIGSDADVVTFVSRYTRSRFAAAFGPMAALEHLPSGVDTSVFAPSAAARSEMRARYGLGDRPVVVCVSRLVPRKGQDVLVRALPEIRRQVPGAALLLVGGGPYRGTLERLAASVGVAEHVVLTGSVPWEELPAHYNAGDVFAMPCRTRGRGLDVEGLGIVYLEASATGLPVVAGRSGGAPETVRDGVTGRVVDGREVSEVADSVAALLADPDTAAKMGAAGREWVTANWRWDALADRLTALINA encoded by the coding sequence GTGCGTCGGACCCTGTTGGTGACCAATGACTTCCCGCCACGGCCCGGCGGAATCCAGGCCTACCTGCACGCGCTCGCCGTGCGGCTGCCCGAGCTGGTGGTGTACGCGCCGTCGTGGGAGTCACCGGCCGGCTCGCACCCCGAGTTCGACGCGGCGCAGCCCTTCGAGGTGGTGCGGCACCCCGGGACGTTGATGCTGCCCACGCCGGACGTCGTGCGGCGGGCGTCGGACATCCTGCGCGGAGCGCGCTGCGACGCCGTGTGGTTCGGCGCCGCGGCGCCGTTGGCGTTGATGACGTCACGGCTGCGTGCCGCCGGCGCGTCGAGGGTGCTGGCGTCGACGCACGGGCACGAAGTCGGGTGGTCGATGCTGCCGGGCGCGCGGCAGGCGTTGCGGCGGATCGGGTCGGACGCGGACGTGGTCACGTTCGTGAGCCGGTACACGCGGTCGCGGTTCGCGGCGGCGTTCGGGCCGATGGCGGCGTTGGAGCACCTGCCGTCAGGGGTGGACACGTCGGTGTTCGCGCCTTCGGCGGCGGCGCGGTCGGAGATGCGCGCCCGGTACGGGCTGGGGGACCGGCCGGTGGTGGTGTGCGTGTCGCGGCTCGTGCCGCGCAAGGGGCAGGACGTGCTGGTTCGGGCGTTGCCGGAGATCCGGCGGCAGGTGCCGGGCGCGGCGTTGCTGCTGGTGGGCGGCGGGCCGTACCGGGGGACGTTGGAGCGGCTGGCGGCGTCGGTCGGCGTGGCGGAGCACGTGGTGCTGACCGGGTCGGTGCCGTGGGAGGAGCTGCCCGCGCACTACAACGCCGGTGACGTGTTCGCGATGCCGTGCCGGACGCGCGGGCGCGGGCTGGACGTCGAAGGCCTGGGCATCGTGTACCTGGAGGCGTCGGCCACCGGCCTGCCGGTCGTGGCGGGCCGTTCCGGCGGCGCGCCCGAAACGGTGCGCGACGGCGTCACCGGGCGCGTGGTCGACGGCCGCGAGGTGTCCGAGGTGGCCGACTCCGTCGCCGCCCTGCTGGCCGACCCCGACACCGCCGCCAAGATGGGCGCGGCGGGCCGCGAGTGGGTGACCGCGAACTGGCGCTGGGACGCCCTGGCCGACCGCCTGACCGCCCTGATCAACGCCTGA
- a CDS encoding C40 family peptidase: protein MASQRLKRGLRGAMAATAVAAAAVGVLPVPAGAQPNTPANASEALKKYNELAEQATKLNEELLRAEEQRNANQTELDKANADLAQATQAGEQARTDEETFRVQVDKLTEASFEGARFNQLSALLVSDSQQDFLNRMSALGVLASDSNESLERLSGAVDAAEDARQKAADAQARAQAATDEAIKIADDVKKRNDELQGQITEVKDQLARLSASERTTLSSVGERVSTNVPAGAAGVALQFALDQQGDMYLYGATGPDRWDCSGLTSKAYAYAGVSIPRTSGGQAGAGRPVSRGEVQAGDLIIYNGGNHVGMAVDNGRVVHASTDGVPVKVVPLENPGSIYAMRRIAG, encoded by the coding sequence GTGGCGTCGCAACGACTCAAGCGCGGCCTGCGCGGGGCGATGGCGGCCACGGCGGTGGCCGCTGCCGCGGTGGGCGTCCTGCCCGTACCCGCCGGAGCCCAGCCGAACACCCCCGCGAACGCCTCCGAGGCGCTGAAGAAGTACAACGAGCTGGCCGAGCAGGCCACCAAGCTCAACGAAGAGCTCCTGCGCGCCGAAGAGCAGCGCAACGCCAACCAGACCGAGCTGGACAAGGCCAACGCCGACCTGGCGCAGGCGACCCAGGCGGGCGAGCAGGCGCGGACCGACGAGGAGACCTTCCGGGTCCAGGTCGACAAGCTGACCGAGGCGTCGTTCGAGGGCGCGCGGTTCAACCAGCTGTCGGCGCTGCTGGTGTCCGACTCCCAGCAGGACTTCCTGAACCGCATGTCCGCGCTCGGCGTGCTCGCGTCGGACAGCAACGAATCCCTCGAACGGCTCTCCGGCGCGGTCGACGCCGCGGAGGACGCGCGCCAGAAGGCGGCGGACGCCCAGGCCCGCGCGCAGGCCGCGACCGACGAGGCGATCAAGATCGCCGACGACGTCAAGAAGCGCAACGACGAGCTGCAGGGCCAGATCACCGAGGTCAAGGACCAGCTGGCGCGGTTGTCCGCGTCGGAGCGCACCACGCTGTCCAGCGTCGGCGAGCGGGTCAGCACCAACGTGCCCGCGGGCGCGGCGGGTGTCGCGCTGCAGTTCGCGCTGGACCAGCAGGGCGACATGTACCTGTACGGCGCGACCGGCCCGGACCGCTGGGACTGCTCCGGTCTGACGTCGAAGGCGTACGCCTACGCCGGCGTGTCCATCCCGCGCACCTCCGGCGGCCAGGCCGGCGCCGGGCGGCCGGTCAGCCGCGGCGAGGTCCAGGCGGGCGACCTGATCATCTACAACGGCGGCAACCACGTGGGCATGGCGGTGGACAACGGGCGGGTCGTGCACGCCTCCACCGACGGCGTCCCGGTCAAGGTCGTGCCGCTGGAGAACCCCGGCAGCATCTACGCGATGCGGCGCATCGCGGGCTGA
- a CDS encoding DEDD exonuclease domain-containing protein gives MTTQLTFDELGTPLRETTFVVFDLETTGGRADGDAITEIGAVKVRGGRVIGEFGTLVDPERGIPPQVVALTGITQMMVTGAPRLSTVLPAFLEFAAGAVLVAHNSGFDVGFVKAACARLGYTWPKPTVVCTVKLARRVLSRDEAPSCRLSALAHLFGVSVQPNHRALIDARATVEVLHHLLERVGSVGVHSLEELVAYLPEVTPAQRRKRTLASHLPSTPGVYLFRGPSEEVLYVGTASDLRRRVRQYFTASEGRKRLREMVALAVRVDAVECSHSLEAEVRELRLLTAHKPAYNRRSKNQGQAWWLVLTDEAFPRLSVVRTPRDGALGPFRSRRLAETALEAVLEAVPLRACSIRIPARNASATPCALFELGRCKAPCAGRQSVDEYSPAASAFRRLVAGADVAPLRELTAQIDALALAHRFEDAAARRDRMSSLVRSLDRAQRLAGLAALPELVAARPDGSGGWEFAVVRHGRLASAGVARRGTRPMPVVDALVASAETVVPGEGPLFGAPAEEVGVVLRWIDRPGTRLVHCDRPWTSPASAAGAWRDWVARAEAGRDQYRMAGH, from the coding sequence ATGACTACTCAGCTCACGTTCGACGAACTGGGCACACCGCTGCGCGAGACCACGTTCGTCGTCTTCGACCTGGAGACCACCGGTGGCCGGGCGGACGGTGACGCGATCACCGAGATCGGCGCGGTGAAGGTGCGCGGCGGGCGGGTGATCGGCGAGTTCGGCACCCTCGTCGACCCCGAGCGGGGCATCCCGCCGCAGGTCGTGGCCCTGACCGGGATCACCCAGATGATGGTGACCGGCGCGCCGCGGCTGTCCACGGTGCTGCCCGCGTTCCTCGAGTTCGCCGCCGGCGCGGTGCTGGTCGCGCACAACTCCGGCTTCGACGTGGGGTTCGTCAAGGCCGCCTGCGCCCGGCTCGGGTACACGTGGCCCAAGCCGACCGTCGTGTGCACGGTGAAGCTGGCCCGCCGGGTGCTCAGCCGGGACGAGGCGCCGAGCTGCCGGCTGTCGGCGCTGGCCCACCTGTTCGGGGTGTCCGTGCAGCCGAACCACCGGGCGCTGATCGACGCCCGCGCGACCGTCGAGGTGCTGCACCACCTGCTGGAGCGGGTCGGTTCGGTCGGGGTGCACTCGCTGGAGGAGCTGGTCGCCTACCTGCCCGAGGTGACGCCGGCGCAACGTCGCAAGCGGACGCTCGCCTCGCACCTGCCGTCCACCCCGGGCGTCTACCTGTTCCGCGGGCCGTCGGAAGAGGTGCTCTACGTCGGCACGGCGTCCGACCTGCGGCGGCGGGTCCGGCAGTACTTCACCGCGAGCGAGGGGCGCAAGCGGCTTCGGGAGATGGTCGCGCTGGCCGTGCGGGTCGACGCGGTGGAGTGCTCGCACTCGTTGGAGGCGGAGGTGCGGGAGCTGCGGCTGCTCACCGCGCACAAGCCCGCCTACAACCGGCGTTCCAAGAACCAGGGGCAGGCGTGGTGGCTCGTGCTGACGGACGAGGCGTTCCCCCGCCTCTCCGTGGTCCGCACGCCGCGCGACGGGGCGCTCGGCCCGTTCCGGTCCCGGCGGCTGGCCGAGACGGCGCTGGAGGCGGTGCTGGAGGCCGTGCCGCTGCGGGCGTGCTCGATCCGGATCCCCGCGCGCAACGCGTCCGCCACGCCGTGCGCCCTGTTCGAGCTGGGCCGGTGCAAGGCGCCGTGCGCGGGACGGCAGTCGGTGGACGAGTACTCCCCCGCCGCTTCGGCGTTCCGCCGGCTGGTGGCCGGGGCGGACGTCGCGCCGCTGCGGGAGCTGACCGCGCAGATCGACGCGCTCGCCCTCGCGCACCGGTTCGAGGACGCCGCCGCCCGCCGCGACCGCATGTCGTCGTTGGTGCGCTCGCTGGACCGCGCGCAGCGGCTCGCCGGACTGGCCGCGCTGCCCGAGCTGGTGGCCGCGCGCCCCGACGGGTCCGGCGGGTGGGAGTTCGCCGTGGTGCGGCACGGGCGGTTGGCGTCGGCCGGGGTGGCGCGTCGGGGCACGCGGCCGATGCCGGTGGTCGACGCGCTGGTGGCGTCGGCGGAGACGGTGGTCCCGGGCGAGGGCCCGCTGTTCGGCGCGCCCGCCGAGGAGGTCGGCGTGGTGCTGCGGTGGATCGACCGGCCGGGGACGCGGCTCGTCCACTGCGACCGCCCGTGGACGTCGCCGGCCTCCGCCGCCGGCGCGTGGCGGGACTGGGTGGCCCGCGCCGAGGCCGGTCGCGACCAGTACCGGATGGCCGGCCACTAG